The following proteins are co-located in the Pseudomonas fluorescens genome:
- a CDS encoding type II toxin-antitoxin system HicA family toxin, protein MTTNLLRGKSESLRVLVKFAEANGWTVSRTQGGHIKFTKSGLGSIYTSSTASDYRSGLNAKARIRRADRPQTLHSQEAI, encoded by the coding sequence ATGACCACCAATCTCCTACGCGGAAAAAGCGAGAGCCTTCGTGTACTCGTGAAGTTTGCTGAAGCGAATGGCTGGACGGTGTCTCGCACTCAAGGTGGCCACATCAAGTTCACCAAGTCTGGCCTTGGATCGATTTACACCTCATCAACCGCAAGCGATTACCGCTCAGGCCTTAATGCCAAAGCCCGTATTCGTCGTGCTGATCGACCTCAAACCCTACATTCGCAGGAGGCAATCTAA
- the dnaB gene encoding replicative DNA helicase, with translation MNHLDLSPPYSVEAEQGVLGGLLLDNNTWDLVADKLDTSDFFRHDHRLLFRTMASLADKSIPFDIVTVHNALEEPDEAGGLSYLGELAKNTPSVANIEHYASIVRNRSRLRQLMSLGYQCSREATDPLASAEDVQESIEQQLFALSGGKSATEFVNINQCLTNVVEQIDEHFNGNITVTGLPSGLEDLDELTSGFQEADLIILGARPSMGKTSLALNFIDTALQAKLDRTVQVFSMEMPAKALMYRLMGILGHIDLGKLLKGKLDDDDWPKLTAAVSRINGYGERLVIDDSSALTPAVIRAKSRRAARRFGHPSLIMIDYLQLMRCPGQENRANEISAISQSLKALAKEMNCPVVALSQLNRDLERRPNKRPINADLRDSGAIEQDADLIMFVYRDEVYHPQSEHKGIAEIILGKARNGPTGTVRTAFIANQTRFANLSPNAGWQGAQL, from the coding sequence ATGAATCACCTTGACCTATCACCGCCCTACTCCGTAGAGGCTGAACAAGGTGTGTTAGGTGGGCTACTGCTCGACAACAACACCTGGGATCTCGTCGCGGACAAACTGGATACCTCTGATTTTTTTCGACACGACCATCGGTTGCTGTTCCGGACAATGGCAAGCCTTGCTGACAAGTCGATTCCGTTCGACATCGTCACCGTCCACAACGCGTTGGAGGAGCCAGACGAAGCCGGAGGGCTGAGCTATCTGGGCGAGCTGGCCAAAAATACGCCGTCTGTAGCCAACATCGAGCATTACGCATCCATCGTGCGTAATCGCTCTCGGCTCAGACAGCTCATGTCCCTTGGATACCAATGCTCTCGCGAGGCGACAGACCCGCTGGCAAGTGCGGAGGATGTTCAGGAATCAATTGAACAGCAACTGTTCGCTCTGAGTGGAGGCAAGAGCGCAACGGAATTCGTAAACATCAACCAATGCCTGACGAACGTCGTTGAACAAATAGACGAACACTTCAACGGCAATATCACCGTGACCGGCCTGCCGTCAGGCCTGGAGGATCTGGACGAGCTGACGTCGGGTTTTCAAGAAGCCGACCTGATCATCCTCGGCGCGCGCCCGTCTATGGGGAAGACCTCTCTGGCCTTGAACTTCATAGATACGGCTCTGCAGGCAAAGCTTGATCGTACAGTTCAGGTTTTCAGCATGGAAATGCCGGCCAAAGCATTGATGTATCGATTGATGGGCATCCTAGGCCATATCGATCTGGGCAAGCTATTGAAGGGCAAGCTCGATGATGATGATTGGCCGAAGCTGACTGCAGCGGTTTCTCGTATCAATGGCTATGGCGAGCGCCTGGTCATCGACGACTCATCAGCGCTCACGCCTGCAGTAATCAGAGCCAAATCTCGTCGAGCAGCTCGTCGCTTCGGGCACCCGAGCTTGATCATGATCGATTACCTGCAGCTCATGCGCTGCCCAGGTCAGGAAAACAGAGCCAACGAGATCAGCGCTATATCCCAATCCCTCAAGGCCCTGGCGAAAGAGATGAATTGCCCGGTGGTTGCGCTTTCCCAGCTCAACCGAGATCTGGAGCGTCGGCCAAATAAGCGTCCGATCAACGCAGACCTCCGTGATAGCGGTGCGATTGAACAGGACGCGGACCTGATTATGTTCGTCTACCGGGACGAGGTGTACCACCCTCAGAGCGAACACAAAGGCATTGCAGAAATCATTCTCGGCAAGGCGCGTAACGGCCCAACTGGGACCGTACGAACAGCCTTCATCGCCAATCAGACCCGGTTTGCCAACCTCAGTCCCAACGCCGGCTGGCAAGGGGCTCAACTATGA
- a CDS encoding energy-coupling factor ABC transporter permease, whose amino-acid sequence MISAAVLAPQTLGIGWLLYAPLVVWAVLRSPWVELFADRRRQHLLFGTVFALFMLWLVRRDFDTGVSYHFIGMTAVTLLLDWPLAMVGGLAAQLGLVLLGRQDMAAVGINGLLLIVLPVLVTEGCAALVERAQPRNPFVYIFCSGFFAAALSALLCLLAALGLLWFDGRFAMPEWLEDFVGYLWLIIFPEAFINGMVISALVVFCPEWLETFNRTRYLSAPWKDDDSRR is encoded by the coding sequence GTGATCAGCGCCGCCGTACTGGCACCGCAGACCCTGGGCATCGGCTGGCTTTTGTACGCGCCGCTGGTGGTGTGGGCGGTGTTGCGCTCGCCGTGGGTTGAGCTGTTTGCAGACCGCAGGCGCCAGCATCTGCTGTTTGGAACGGTGTTCGCGTTGTTCATGTTATGGCTGGTGCGCCGGGATTTCGATACCGGCGTTTCCTACCACTTTATCGGTATGACCGCGGTGACCCTGCTACTCGACTGGCCTTTGGCAATGGTCGGTGGTTTGGCGGCACAGCTGGGGTTGGTGTTGCTGGGGCGCCAGGACATGGCCGCCGTGGGTATCAACGGCCTGCTGTTGATCGTGTTGCCGGTGCTGGTCACGGAAGGCTGTGCAGCGCTGGTAGAGCGCGCGCAACCGCGCAACCCTTTCGTCTATATCTTCTGTTCCGGCTTTTTTGCCGCCGCGCTGTCGGCACTGCTTTGCCTGTTGGCTGCGTTGGGTCTGCTGTGGTTCGACGGCCGTTTTGCAATGCCGGAATGGCTGGAAGATTTCGTCGGTTACCTGTGGCTGATCATTTTCCCCGAGGCGTTTATCAACGGCATGGTCATTAGCGCCCTGGTGGTGTTTTGCCCGGAGTGGCTGGAGACATTCAATCGCACGCGCTACCTCTCGGCGCCGTGGAAGGACGACGATTCGCGGCGTTGA
- a CDS encoding ParB family protein, whose protein sequence is MKASLAQTMKDKLLLPAFESKSPVAARMSDPIVDTPMLLTLDETLPYDENPRTTRNPKYDEIKESIRNRGLDTPPPVTRKPGEDKYRIRNGGNTRLAILNELYRETGDEKYFKFHCLFRPWDAVRGEIISLTGHLAENDLQGQLLFIERAIGVVKARALYETEAGESISLRELSRRLSADGYPISHTHISRMQDAIRYLLPAIPTVLYSGLGVDRVSKLLSLRKSALQCWERNYQTQENGPILEFETIFQDVLSQFEGDAEEFLFQRFQDELIDQLKKPLNLGYEKILLEITQNQDQLRRSTPVLELPQYPASQFEGGTQLNASNNGIEANQNPLQLPPTPSGGSTHKTTHSKERPSPQRGQQQLVPTPQEQMSPQERQARIDGHVASPVKTSPRVDKMKRELAALDGEVLPDFASNALVAIPVQAGGLNPISDLWYIEREIDNTATLRQHIAQLAREIASSVKAPGQFIEIDGGVGFSYRHPEAEVEITATAQHTLTLLQSLSGSMAIVLKMIQQQPELQIDALADFEFAAGLGQILLGQPHTKDQPPESECRLSDGALVKLFRIIRLARRLIDLEIQSVANNGPNSAS, encoded by the coding sequence ATGAAAGCGTCTTTGGCCCAAACCATGAAAGATAAGCTGTTGCTTCCCGCGTTTGAATCGAAGTCGCCGGTGGCAGCGCGAATGAGCGATCCCATCGTCGATACCCCCATGCTGTTGACCCTCGACGAAACGCTGCCGTATGACGAAAACCCAAGGACGACTCGTAACCCGAAGTACGATGAAATTAAAGAGTCGATACGGAATCGGGGACTCGATACGCCACCTCCCGTCACTCGTAAACCTGGGGAAGATAAGTACCGGATCCGCAACGGCGGCAACACTCGCCTGGCAATTTTAAACGAGTTGTATCGTGAGACCGGCGACGAGAAGTACTTCAAGTTTCACTGCCTATTTCGCCCCTGGGACGCCGTTCGGGGCGAAATCATCTCGCTCACCGGCCACTTGGCTGAAAACGACCTGCAAGGCCAGCTCCTGTTCATTGAGCGGGCTATTGGGGTCGTCAAAGCGAGAGCCTTGTATGAAACAGAGGCAGGGGAATCTATCTCATTGCGTGAGCTTTCACGGCGGCTAAGCGCAGATGGCTACCCTATCTCTCATACGCACATAAGCCGAATGCAGGACGCCATCCGCTACCTGCTTCCTGCAATTCCTACAGTGCTGTATTCCGGACTAGGTGTGGACCGAGTTTCGAAGCTTCTTTCTTTGAGAAAGAGCGCCTTGCAGTGCTGGGAGCGCAATTACCAAACGCAAGAAAATGGGCCGATTCTAGAATTTGAGACAATCTTTCAAGATGTATTGTCCCAGTTTGAGGGCGATGCAGAAGAGTTTCTGTTCCAGCGATTCCAGGACGAACTAATTGATCAGCTCAAAAAGCCTTTAAATCTCGGTTACGAAAAGATACTGCTGGAAATCACTCAGAACCAGGACCAGTTGCGGCGCTCAACGCCGGTTCTTGAGCTGCCACAGTACCCTGCATCGCAATTTGAGGGGGGGACTCAACTTAACGCTTCAAACAATGGCATTGAGGCTAATCAGAACCCTCTACAACTACCCCCTACTCCTTCGGGGGGCAGCACACATAAGACGACGCACTCCAAAGAGAGACCTTCACCTCAAAGGGGGCAACAGCAACTGGTCCCTACTCCGCAAGAGCAAATGAGCCCACAAGAGCGCCAAGCACGTATCGATGGGCACGTTGCGAGTCCTGTGAAGACTTCTCCCAGAGTCGACAAGATGAAACGGGAGCTCGCTGCGCTTGACGGCGAGGTCTTGCCCGACTTCGCCTCCAATGCTCTGGTGGCCATACCTGTTCAAGCAGGCGGACTCAATCCCATTTCTGACCTTTGGTACATCGAGCGCGAAATAGACAATACCGCAACCCTGCGTCAGCACATCGCTCAATTGGCTCGCGAAATAGCCAGCTCGGTCAAAGCCCCAGGTCAATTTATCGAAATCGATGGTGGCGTCGGGTTCAGCTACCGACACCCCGAAGCGGAAGTCGAAATTACTGCCACAGCCCAACATACCTTGACGCTGCTCCAGTCTTTGAGCGGCTCAATGGCCATCGTACTGAAAATGATTCAGCAGCAACCCGAGCTTCAAATCGACGCGTTGGCCGACTTCGAGTTCGCAGCAGGGCTGGGCCAGATCTTACTGGGCCAGCCTCACACAAAAGATCAGCCCCCTGAAAGTGAATGCCGTCTCAGCGACGGCGCACTAGTGAAGCTGTTCCGCATTATTCGTCTCGCAAGACGTTTGATTGATCTGGAAATCCAGTCAGTCGCTAACAACGGTCCGAATTCAGCCAGTTAA
- a CDS encoding Arc family DNA-binding protein, translating to MSNKPKRLHEEKFVIRLPDGMRERIALEARDNARSMNSEIVYRLETTVELEAALDRALKIIDQLLAASPAYEQPGARV from the coding sequence ATGAGTAACAAACCAAAGCGTCTGCATGAAGAAAAATTCGTTATTCGCCTTCCCGACGGGATGCGCGAACGCATCGCGTTGGAAGCACGTGACAACGCCAGGTCGATGAACTCTGAAATTGTTTATCGGCTGGAGACAACTGTCGAACTTGAAGCCGCTCTAGATCGTGCTTTGAAAATTATTGACCAGCTTTTGGCGGCAAGCCCGGCTTATGAGCAGCCAGGAGCCAGAGTATGA
- the yejK gene encoding nucleoid-associated protein YejK, whose translation MPIRHCIVHLIDKKPDGTPAILQARDSELSESVAIENMLADLNESYNAKQGKAWGFFHAESGAHPFSGWLKQYFEGGKDFTAFSHTAVEHLQKLMEESNLSTGGHVLFAHYQQGMTDYLTVALLHHSEGVVVTEDLDVTPSRHLDVGQLHLAARINLSEWQNNKQSKQYISYIKGKNGKKISGYFSDFIGCMEGVDGPGETRTLLKAFSDFVENEDLPDESAREKTKALVDYATSQAKLGEPMGLEELSGLIDEDRPKAFYDHIRNKDYGLSPEIPLDKRTLNQFRRFTGRAEGLSISFEAHLLGDKIEYEEASNSLVIKGLPTQLTDQLKRR comes from the coding sequence ATGCCTATCCGTCATTGCATCGTCCACCTGATCGACAAAAAACCCGATGGCACACCAGCTATTCTCCAGGCACGCGATTCGGAGCTATCCGAATCGGTCGCCATCGAGAACATGCTTGCCGACCTCAACGAGAGCTATAACGCCAAACAAGGCAAGGCCTGGGGTTTCTTCCATGCCGAGTCCGGCGCGCACCCGTTTAGCGGCTGGTTAAAGCAGTACTTTGAAGGTGGCAAGGACTTCACGGCCTTCAGCCACACGGCGGTCGAGCATCTGCAAAAGCTGATGGAAGAATCCAATCTCTCCACCGGTGGCCACGTACTGTTTGCCCATTACCAGCAAGGCATGACCGACTACCTAACTGTTGCCCTGCTCCATCACAGTGAAGGCGTGGTGGTCACTGAAGATCTGGACGTCACTCCTTCACGCCACCTGGACGTTGGCCAGCTGCACCTGGCGGCGCGTATCAACCTGTCCGAGTGGCAGAACAACAAACAGTCCAAGCAGTACATCTCGTACATCAAAGGCAAGAACGGTAAGAAGATCTCGGGGTATTTCAGCGACTTCATTGGCTGCATGGAAGGCGTCGACGGCCCGGGCGAAACCCGCACCCTCCTCAAGGCGTTCAGCGACTTCGTTGAAAACGAAGACCTGCCAGACGAATCGGCCCGCGAGAAAACCAAGGCCCTGGTGGACTACGCCACCAGCCAGGCCAAGCTCGGTGAACCCATGGGCCTGGAGGAACTGTCGGGCCTGATCGATGAAGATCGGCCCAAGGCGTTCTACGACCATATCCGCAATAAGGACTACGGCCTGTCGCCGGAAATCCCCCTGGATAAACGCACTCTCAACCAATTCCGTCGGTTCACCGGCCGTGCCGAAGGCTTGTCCATCAGTTTTGAAGCGCATCTGCTAGGGGACAAGATCGAGTACGAAGAGGCGTCCAATTCATTAGTCATCAAGGGGTTACCTACCCAACTCACTGATCAGTTGAAACGTCGCTGA
- a CDS encoding DUF2857 domain-containing protein produces the protein MSKTPINEAILSQVLHHMRNGQLRRCIEMGLEPEILAQLQQPSVLSLLLNTPVSWCNVTIDGDMVKKLLSGAQRSDEEVRMIERALRLGATTQMLQQFFGLSPQDVALQRLMIGVTARRGRWREFSEEMDAQLWYRWTHLMQEHQVELGDSLALLDIAMLVAEELNAPQDTSPDETHENLSLAIIWHRIQSWIKEGLYPPANPGLPRRLQLVSSQRLAQPAARSVEGDSVL, from the coding sequence ATGTCCAAGACACCAATAAATGAAGCGATCCTGTCACAGGTGCTTCATCACATGCGTAATGGCCAACTTCGACGCTGCATCGAAATGGGCCTGGAGCCAGAGATATTGGCTCAGCTCCAACAACCTTCAGTACTGAGCTTGCTGCTTAACACTCCCGTGTCTTGGTGCAACGTCACCATTGATGGGGACATGGTAAAAAAACTGCTGTCAGGCGCGCAGCGTTCTGATGAAGAAGTGCGCATGATTGAACGTGCGCTGCGACTTGGCGCGACTACACAAATGTTGCAACAGTTCTTTGGGCTGTCTCCGCAGGATGTGGCACTTCAACGCCTCATGATCGGCGTGACGGCACGTCGTGGCCGGTGGAGGGAATTCAGTGAGGAGATGGACGCTCAGCTTTGGTACCGATGGACGCACCTTATGCAAGAGCATCAGGTTGAGCTAGGGGACAGTCTGGCGTTGCTGGATATCGCCATGCTGGTCGCCGAGGAACTCAATGCTCCACAGGATACTAGTCCAGATGAAACCCACGAAAACCTCAGCCTGGCCATCATCTGGCATCGCATCCAGTCATGGATAAAGGAAGGGCTATACCCTCCTGCAAACCCTGGTCTCCCGCGGAGGCTTCAGCTTGTGTCTTCTCAACGACTTGCACAGCCTGCAGCGAGATCGGTGGAAGGTGACTCTGTATTATGA
- a CDS encoding HNH endonuclease signature motif containing protein: MRIHSLSPLAMAALEQARSQLGLTPVHKHHVWSEAEERTLIARYPDEPTHVLAAELGLSVYQVYAKAKRLGLSKSTEFLRSSLCGRLDGKLGAEFRFPKGFVPWNKGLKGLPSSGRMTQTQFKAGNKPGNWLPVGSLRTTPDGYQQKKITDTGYPPVDWKAVHVLLWEEHHGPVPLNMCVCFKDGNKAHIALNNLELLTRAERMRRNTIHRYPEELKSAIRAIGKLIRTIREVENEEQD, encoded by the coding sequence ATGAGAATTCATTCGCTTTCACCTTTGGCCATGGCTGCGCTGGAACAAGCCAGATCCCAGCTTGGGCTTACCCCGGTTCACAAACACCATGTTTGGAGTGAGGCAGAAGAGCGCACGCTCATTGCCCGTTATCCCGATGAACCGACTCATGTCCTAGCCGCCGAATTGGGGCTCAGCGTCTATCAGGTCTACGCCAAAGCCAAACGGCTGGGTTTGAGCAAAAGCACCGAGTTTCTTCGCAGTAGTCTCTGTGGCCGGCTTGACGGCAAGTTGGGCGCTGAATTCCGCTTTCCCAAGGGTTTTGTCCCGTGGAATAAGGGCCTCAAGGGGCTCCCCTCCTCTGGCCGAATGACTCAAACGCAGTTTAAGGCGGGGAATAAACCAGGGAACTGGCTCCCTGTTGGCAGCCTGCGCACGACTCCTGACGGCTATCAGCAGAAGAAAATCACCGATACCGGTTATCCACCCGTTGACTGGAAAGCGGTGCACGTACTGCTCTGGGAGGAGCATCACGGACCAGTCCCTTTAAACATGTGCGTGTGCTTCAAGGACGGCAACAAGGCCCATATAGCCCTGAATAACCTGGAGTTGCTTACGAGGGCAGAGCGCATGCGTCGTAACACCATTCATCGGTATCCGGAAGAGCTGAAATCCGCAATACGCGCTATCGGCAAACTCATACGCACCATCCGGGAGGTTGAAAATGAAGAACAAGATTGA
- a CDS encoding NAD(P)/FAD-dependent oxidoreductase, whose protein sequence is MTHRIIIVGGGAGGLELATRLGKTLGKRGTANITLVDTNLTHIWKPLLHEVAAGSLNSSEDELNYVAQAKWNHFEFQLGRMSGLDREQKKIQLAATLDEEGRELVPARVLGYDSLVIAVGSTTNDFGTEGAAQHCLFLDTRKQAERFHQQLLNHYLRAHAGQTDVEEKISVAIVGAGATGVELAAELHNAAHELAAYGLDRIKPENMHITLIEAGPRVLPALPERIGGPVHKTLEKLGVTVLTNSAVSEVTADALITSSGQVIPASLKVWAAGIRAPAFLKDIDGLETNRINQLQVLPTLQTTRDENIFAFGDCAACPQTGTDRNVPPRAQAAHQQASLLAKSLKLRIDGKDLPAYKYTDYGSLISLSRFSAVGNLMGNLTGSVMLEGWLARMFYVSLYRMHQVALYGFFRTAMLMLGSKIGRGTEPRLKLH, encoded by the coding sequence ATGACCCATCGTATTATTATCGTCGGCGGCGGCGCCGGCGGCCTGGAGTTGGCTACCCGCCTGGGTAAGACTCTGGGTAAGCGTGGCACCGCCAACATCACGCTGGTGGACACCAACCTGACCCATATCTGGAAGCCCCTGCTGCACGAGGTGGCTGCCGGCTCACTGAACTCTTCGGAAGACGAACTCAATTACGTCGCCCAGGCCAAATGGAACCACTTCGAGTTCCAACTGGGGCGCATGAGCGGTCTTGACCGTGAACAGAAGAAAATCCAGCTGGCCGCCACCCTCGATGAAGAAGGCCGTGAGTTGGTGCCCGCGCGCGTGCTGGGCTACGACAGCCTGGTGATCGCGGTCGGTAGCACCACCAACGATTTCGGCACCGAGGGCGCAGCGCAGCACTGCCTGTTCCTCGATACCCGCAAACAGGCCGAACGGTTTCACCAGCAGTTGCTCAACCACTATCTGCGCGCCCACGCGGGCCAGACCGATGTGGAAGAGAAAATCAGCGTTGCTATCGTTGGCGCCGGGGCAACGGGCGTGGAGCTCGCCGCGGAACTGCACAATGCCGCGCATGAACTGGCGGCCTACGGCCTGGACCGGATCAAACCGGAAAACATGCACATCACCCTCATCGAAGCCGGCCCGCGGGTATTGCCTGCGCTGCCCGAGCGGATTGGCGGCCCTGTGCATAAAACCCTGGAAAAACTCGGGGTGACGGTCTTGACCAACTCGGCGGTCAGCGAAGTGACGGCCGACGCCTTGATCACCAGCAGCGGCCAGGTCATTCCTGCCAGCCTGAAGGTGTGGGCTGCCGGGATTCGCGCTCCGGCTTTCCTCAAAGACATTGATGGGCTGGAAACCAATCGCATCAACCAATTGCAGGTCTTGCCGACGCTGCAAACCACTCGCGACGAAAACATCTTCGCCTTTGGTGACTGCGCCGCCTGCCCTCAAACCGGGACCGACCGTAATGTGCCACCACGCGCTCAAGCGGCTCACCAGCAGGCGTCATTGCTGGCCAAATCGCTGAAATTGCGGATCGACGGCAAGGACCTGCCCGCCTACAAGTACACCGACTACGGCTCGCTGATCTCGCTGTCGAGATTTTCGGCTGTGGGTAACTTGATGGGCAACCTGACCGGCAGTGTGATGCTGGAAGGCTGGCTGGCGCGGATGTTCTATGTATCGCTGTACCGCATGCACCAGGTCGCGCTGTACGGGTTTTTCCGCACGGCAATGCTGATGCTGGGCAGCAAGATTGGGCGTGGGACTGAGCCTAGGCTCAAATTGCACTAA
- a CDS encoding DUF2786 domain-containing protein — protein MDKQKVLSKVAKLMALAKSQGAAPNEVEIALRQARHLMKQYNLEHTEVAAHTIEEAIVGTKTRRAPQDWLHHLASICSQAFDCSHLAYFNPLLGWSFKFLGKGISPELAAHTYSSLHHQLVAARRAHVAKQKRCKLKTKRHRGQLFAEGWLNAVASKVNQFAGGIDENTALEIQAYLEWHHPKLTLAIIKPIEAKGHDTRSLQAGWDQGKHARLHRGVVQQSQGALGHGGRQ, from the coding sequence ATGGACAAGCAAAAAGTCCTCAGCAAGGTCGCCAAACTCATGGCGCTGGCCAAATCACAAGGCGCTGCCCCAAACGAAGTGGAAATTGCACTTCGCCAAGCGCGCCATTTGATGAAGCAGTACAACCTGGAACACACCGAAGTCGCTGCCCATACAATCGAAGAAGCCATTGTGGGTACCAAAACCCGTCGGGCACCGCAGGATTGGTTGCACCACCTGGCCTCAATCTGCTCCCAAGCCTTCGATTGCAGCCACTTGGCGTATTTCAATCCGTTACTTGGCTGGTCCTTCAAGTTCTTAGGGAAAGGTATTTCACCCGAGCTGGCAGCTCACACCTATTCATCGCTGCATCACCAGCTTGTCGCAGCCCGACGAGCTCATGTTGCCAAGCAGAAGCGCTGCAAACTGAAAACCAAACGTCACCGCGGCCAACTGTTTGCAGAGGGCTGGCTCAATGCCGTCGCCTCCAAGGTGAACCAGTTTGCAGGCGGGATAGACGAAAACACTGCGCTGGAGATCCAAGCCTACCTGGAATGGCACCATCCAAAACTAACACTAGCCATTATCAAGCCCATCGAAGCCAAAGGTCATGACACCCGCTCTTTGCAAGCGGGATGGGACCAGGGCAAGCATGCCAGGCTGCATCGTGGTGTTGTACAGCAGTCGCAAGGAGCCCTTGGGCATGGGGGGAGACAATGA
- a CDS encoding ParA family protein: MKISAVVSTKGGVGKTTIEANLGAFCADAGLRVLLIDLDPAQPSLSSYYQLVDEAQGGIYDLLAFNITESAKIISSTAIPNLSLVISNDINNQLNSLLLQAPDGRLRLANLMPAFKDHFDLVLIDTQGARSAMLEMVVLASDLVISPLPPNMLAAREFSRGTMQMLDGLRAYGRLGMKIPPVRIVVNNLDQTTDAQMIEQSVREIFQDNDEINVLDSVVPSAVVFRSGSSLGVPVHRLEYRQPSNRISPAALVVIRRLAIELFPEWRDRFEAMTEEKVANLVREGR; encoded by the coding sequence ATGAAAATCTCTGCGGTCGTTTCGACCAAAGGCGGCGTAGGCAAAACCACCATCGAGGCCAACCTCGGCGCTTTTTGTGCGGATGCAGGGCTGCGCGTGCTCCTCATCGACCTAGATCCTGCACAGCCCTCACTCTCCTCGTATTACCAATTGGTCGATGAAGCTCAGGGCGGCATCTACGACCTGCTGGCATTCAATATCACCGAATCAGCCAAGATCATATCCAGCACAGCGATTCCAAACCTGTCGCTTGTCATTTCCAACGACATCAACAACCAACTGAACAGCCTGCTCCTGCAAGCACCTGACGGACGGTTGCGACTCGCCAACCTGATGCCGGCGTTCAAAGACCATTTCGACCTGGTACTGATTGACACCCAAGGCGCCAGATCGGCCATGCTCGAAATGGTGGTCCTAGCCTCTGATTTGGTCATCTCCCCGCTTCCGCCCAATATGCTCGCTGCTCGGGAGTTCAGCCGGGGAACCATGCAGATGTTGGACGGCCTGCGCGCCTATGGGCGCCTGGGCATGAAAATCCCTCCCGTGCGGATCGTCGTCAACAATCTCGACCAAACCACTGACGCGCAAATGATCGAGCAGTCGGTACGGGAAATTTTCCAGGACAATGACGAAATCAACGTTCTGGATAGCGTCGTCCCCAGCGCAGTGGTGTTTCGTAGCGGTTCTTCACTGGGCGTCCCAGTACATCGCCTGGAATACCGACAGCCTTCAAACCGAATATCTCCGGCAGCCCTAGTCGTCATCCGCCGTTTGGCCATTGAGCTTTTCCCAGAATGGCGTGACCGCTTCGAGGCCATGACCGAGGAAAAGGTAGCCAACTTGGTGAGGGAGGGTCGTTGA
- a CDS encoding DUF3094 family protein: MTSRLNPDDQQHVEEYLQLSQNRVERKPFRPWLLLGVVLVVVIGLGLLSRLLSYLTL, from the coding sequence ATGACCAGCCGCCTGAACCCCGATGACCAGCAGCATGTCGAAGAGTACCTGCAACTCTCCCAAAATCGAGTCGAGCGCAAGCCTTTCCGGCCCTGGCTGCTCCTTGGTGTGGTGCTGGTGGTGGTGATCGGCCTGGGTCTGCTGAGCCGCCTTTTGAGTTACCTGACGCTATGA
- a CDS encoding DUF1780 domain-containing protein — protein MDDSDYLRLLTVAAEQANAFLSNARKWERERWVCQRLLQGLNVPYRAEEFHPAGQEPPDVLFRDASFEVFFVLDEGRRLNDEWRDELLRRRSAFSLSQLVRREAKPRRIPAHEFLLRLAPTLRKKAHNYKERGMDLGELDLIAFTSLKREVLDLNSHFPPPTEYLRQGWRSLSLVGPTFARVLFAHPDAPDFLRNNLGRSIVFDVGISL, from the coding sequence ATGGATGACTCAGATTACCTGCGCCTGCTCACCGTAGCGGCCGAACAAGCCAACGCGTTTCTGTCCAATGCCCGCAAATGGGAGCGTGAGCGTTGGGTCTGCCAGCGCCTGCTGCAAGGCTTGAATGTGCCCTACCGCGCCGAAGAGTTTCACCCCGCGGGGCAAGAGCCGCCTGACGTGTTGTTTCGCGACGCCAGTTTCGAGGTGTTTTTCGTCCTGGATGAGGGCCGCCGCCTCAACGACGAATGGCGCGATGAATTGCTGCGCCGACGCAGTGCGTTTTCCTTGAGCCAACTGGTGCGTCGCGAGGCCAAGCCGCGGCGCATCCCCGCCCATGAGTTCTTGCTGCGCCTGGCACCGACGCTGCGCAAAAAAGCCCATAACTATAAGGAACGCGGGATGGACCTGGGCGAGCTGGACCTCATCGCCTTCACCAGCCTCAAACGTGAAGTGTTGGACCTCAACAGTCATTTCCCGCCCCCCACCGAATACCTGCGCCAGGGTTGGCGCTCACTGTCATTGGTAGGCCCCACCTTTGCCCGCGTGCTGTTCGCCCACCCGGACGCGCCGGACTTCTTGCGCAACAATCTGGGGCGCAGCATAGTATTCGACGTGGGCATCAGCCTGTGA